The following are encoded in a window of Bdellovibrionales bacterium genomic DNA:
- a CDS encoding ABC transporter permease: MKIRSRHVGLGFLLAMIILAMFAEQISGVRFDHQDTESILMPPGAHHWFGTDSLGRDLFTRVFYGARVSLFVAVFSSGLTMLLGIAFGAMAGWFEGFSERLLIRCLDVLQAIPSFLLVSLLCLFLQGLFEVGDFNLRTLLALTLSISLVHWFNVAKITRGQTKQIKALNYVEAARALGATPLRIFQKHILPNMQSTLLTLFVMQIPASILYESMISFAGYGLQAPQVSWGILLQEGWRSLSQFPHLLLLPALVLFLTVLAFHLIFHNRPPEKFLQEVD; this comes from the coding sequence ATGAAGATTCGCTCGCGTCACGTCGGCCTTGGCTTTCTTTTAGCAATGATCATCCTCGCGATGTTCGCTGAGCAGATCAGCGGCGTGCGCTTTGATCATCAAGACACCGAGAGCATCCTGATGCCGCCGGGGGCCCATCACTGGTTTGGCACGGATTCCCTCGGTCGCGATCTTTTTACCAGAGTCTTCTATGGCGCCCGGGTTTCACTCTTTGTTGCGGTTTTCTCAAGCGGTCTGACGATGCTTTTAGGAATTGCCTTTGGCGCAATGGCCGGGTGGTTTGAGGGCTTCAGCGAAAGGCTTCTCATTCGCTGCTTGGATGTCCTGCAGGCGATTCCAAGCTTTTTGCTCGTGTCGCTGCTGTGTTTGTTCTTGCAAGGCCTTTTTGAGGTCGGCGACTTTAATCTGCGAACTCTTTTGGCGCTGACCCTGTCGATCTCACTGGTGCACTGGTTTAATGTTGCTAAGATCACTCGTGGGCAGACAAAGCAGATCAAAGCATTAAACTACGTCGAAGCCGCCCGCGCCTTAGGGGCGACGCCTTTGCGTATTTTCCAAAAGCACATTCTGCCGAACATGCAGAGCACGCTGCTCACTCTTTTCGTGATGCAAATCCCGGCAAGTATTCTGTACGAGAGCATGATTAGCTTTGCGGGCTATGGCTTGCAGGCGCCGCAAGTCAGCTGGGGAATTCTTTTGCAAGAAGGGTGGAGATCTCTTTCTCAGTTCCCGCACTTGCTGCTGCTCCCGGCTTTAGTTTTGTTTCTAACGGTCCTTGCCTTCCATCTTATCTTCCATAATCGCCCACCAGAAAAGTTTTTGCAGGAAGTGGACTAG
- a CDS encoding serine protease encodes MKIYVSIVAMLFASNLAFAGQLETKIVGGVEASMGEFPFIVSLQDSMGHFCGGSLIRQNWVLTAGHCVADGVGKVVIGLHNLNDTRNAEIIKPKRIIRHPKYNESTTDFDYALIELSQNSRYQPVDLNTADIAVPASGPEIMATVAGWGATKETNQTLPARLQKVEVPLVPQAVCNKNYGGGITDRMLCAGYAQGGKDSCQGDSGGPLVATADDHKVYLIGVVSWGEGCARANKPGVYSKVSEAVTWINQNAK; translated from the coding sequence ATGAAAATTTATGTCAGTATTGTAGCGATGCTTTTCGCATCCAATCTCGCGTTCGCAGGTCAACTTGAAACTAAAATCGTGGGTGGCGTTGAAGCTTCCATGGGTGAGTTTCCGTTCATCGTGTCTTTGCAAGACAGTATGGGTCACTTCTGTGGTGGTTCTTTGATTCGTCAGAACTGGGTTTTGACGGCGGGTCATTGCGTAGCAGACGGTGTCGGTAAAGTGGTTATCGGTTTGCACAACTTGAATGACACTCGCAATGCCGAGATCATCAAGCCAAAAAGAATCATCCGTCATCCAAAGTACAATGAATCAACAACAGATTTCGATTACGCATTGATCGAGCTCAGCCAAAACTCTCGTTATCAGCCCGTTGATTTGAACACTGCTGATATCGCAGTTCCTGCAAGCGGTCCAGAAATCATGGCGACGGTTGCTGGCTGGGGTGCAACGAAAGAAACGAACCAAACATTGCCGGCTCGTTTGCAAAAAGTAGAAGTGCCTTTGGTTCCACAGGCTGTCTGCAATAAAAACTACGGTGGTGGCATCACTGATCGTATGCTTTGTGCGGGTTATGCTCAAGGTGGTAAAGATTCTTGCCAAGGCGACAGCGGCGGCCCCTTGGTCGCGACTGCTGACGATCACAAAGTCTACTTGATCGGTGTTGTGAGCTGGGGTGAGGGCTGCGCTCGTGCGAACAAGCCAGGCGTTTACAGCAAGGTCAGCGAAGCCGTGACTTGGATTAATCAAAACGCGAAATAG
- a CDS encoding DUF2183 domain-containing protein has product MKYLISLFIFVTLSAQAQTTKPVLISGFDDVLRQAENTGLTKSAVKILEKDKTFAGMPELYQAITSDETTPVKFTLVSGIATWFEGRIRGFLKESQYPTADLALRNWITEWSIEKFKVKHLEKILAAHPGRHFIVIFDNSEPSLEIAETIRAQYGDKISPVYLHEVLFRAERPGTVNYITAMDIALNEHQYGRLTAANVEKVAQAILAEKDAELIIPEYAYCPTQYDACSKAPRELSATCAQVQTKIIEICKNRKNN; this is encoded by the coding sequence CCAAGCTCAAACCACCAAGCCCGTTCTCATTAGCGGCTTTGATGACGTTCTTCGCCAGGCCGAAAACACGGGCCTCACGAAGTCTGCGGTGAAGATTCTTGAAAAAGATAAAACCTTTGCCGGCATGCCTGAGCTCTATCAAGCGATCACCAGCGACGAGACCACTCCTGTAAAATTCACGCTTGTGAGCGGTATTGCAACCTGGTTTGAAGGACGCATCCGTGGCTTTCTAAAAGAATCGCAGTATCCCACGGCGGACTTGGCTTTGCGTAACTGGATCACCGAGTGGTCGATTGAAAAATTCAAAGTAAAACACCTTGAAAAAATTCTGGCCGCTCACCCGGGCCGTCACTTCATCGTGATTTTTGATAACTCCGAGCCAAGCCTTGAAATCGCTGAAACTATTCGCGCGCAATATGGCGATAAGATCTCGCCGGTGTATTTGCACGAAGTTCTTTTCCGCGCTGAGCGCCCCGGCACTGTGAATTACATCACAGCCATGGATATCGCGCTGAATGAACATCAGTACGGCCGCCTGACTGCTGCCAATGTCGAGAAAGTGGCTCAAGCGATTCTTGCTGAGAAAGACGCGGAACTCATTATTCCGGAATATGCTTACTGCCCGACTCAATACGATGCTTGCAGCAAGGCTCCTCGTGAACTCTCAGCCACCTGTGCGCAGGTTCAGACTAAAATCATCGAGATTTGTAAGAATAGAAAAAACAACTAA
- a CDS encoding prepilin-type N-terminal cleavage/methylation domain-containing protein, with product MNVISNQRGISLIETLVALGIVAVISMALAQMMKDSINATNYSESKFEEIEMARQLQMQLSLKPGCEQNFKDKQIQLLDPNKYGFLLNPVMSVLGGVTNTAVNALNSIMGIDNFNTVIDSNGRPMLSVGDTIGNRSLKITGLGFHIESQDWTNFQSVKGSLPANSKGAVTMGNLIVSGERVKTSYGGKTFTRAFPIRVLLDANGKVNGCYTDTDAAADAAVTIINNQITQVVNNTINQSTTLVNNTTVNNVKKGCDVTGMNGMGWFACLAMAFFSGAMK from the coding sequence ATGAATGTTATTTCAAATCAGCGAGGCATCAGCCTCATTGAAACATTAGTGGCGCTCGGAATTGTTGCAGTCATTTCTATGGCTCTCGCGCAGATGATGAAGGATTCTATCAACGCCACCAATTACTCCGAATCCAAATTCGAAGAAATCGAAATGGCTCGTCAGCTGCAAATGCAGCTCAGTCTGAAGCCCGGTTGTGAGCAGAACTTCAAAGACAAACAGATTCAATTGCTTGATCCAAATAAATACGGATTTTTGCTGAATCCTGTGATGAGTGTTCTCGGCGGAGTTACGAACACCGCAGTGAACGCACTTAATAGCATCATGGGGATTGATAACTTCAATACTGTCATAGATAGCAATGGTCGCCCGATGTTGAGTGTCGGCGATACGATTGGCAACCGGAGCCTTAAAATCACCGGCCTGGGCTTTCATATCGAGTCTCAGGATTGGACGAACTTTCAAAGCGTGAAAGGCAGTTTACCGGCGAACTCCAAAGGCGCCGTCACTATGGGGAACCTCATCGTTTCAGGCGAGCGGGTTAAAACCAGCTACGGCGGCAAGACCTTCACACGGGCTTTCCCGATCCGGGTTCTCTTAGACGCTAACGGCAAGGTGAACGGCTGCTATACCGACACGGATGCGGCTGCGGACGCGGCCGTGACGATCATTAACAATCAAATCACTCAGGTGGTAAATAACACCATCAACCAGAGCACCACATTGGTGAACAACACCACTGTTAATAACGTCAAAAAGGGCTGTGATGTGACGGGGATGAATGGGATGGGTTGGTTTGCCTGCCTTGCGATGGCCTTCTTTAGCGGCGCAATGAAGTAG